In Actinomycetes bacterium, the DNA window ACTAATCCGCCTTGCGTGCCGAGAGACTTACTCATCTACCGGGGTAGATGAGTAAGTCTCTCGGTGAATCTCCGCGGACGGTGGCAGTTCAGCCTGCTGGCGCGAAGACGGCTGACATGTCCGAAACACCCCAGTGGCCCGCGATCTGGCCATCTCGCCATTCCAAGATGTCGGTGAAGGGAATCTTCACCGCGTTGCCTGAACCGGGCATCCCCATGAAGTCACCCGTGTGGGTGCCAACAAAGTTCCCGTAGGCCACGACCCGGTCGCCCTCCTCCAGCATGAAGTCAACTTCTGCACGGATGTCCGGCATCCCTTGACGCATCATGCGAAACATCATTTTGGGCACGTCCCGACCCGTTGCTTCCAGGCCAGGGACTTCTTCGTGTTCCACGAAATCCTCGGTGAAATAGGTATCTACCAGAGTGTCGATATCCCCGTTCTGGGACATTTCGCCGTAGAGCTTTTCAGTCAGAACTTTTTTGTCAGACATGGTCACCTTTCGCTGTTACTGTTTGCCCCAGA includes these proteins:
- a CDS encoding ester cyclase, whose product is MTMSDKKVLTEKLYGEMSQNGDIDTLVDTYFTEDFVEHEEVPGLEATGRDVPKMMFRMMRQGMPDIRAEVDFMLEEGDRVVAYGNFVGTHTGDFMGMPGSGNAVKIPFTDILEWRDGQIAGHWGVSDMSAVFAPAG